Proteins from a single region of Pongo pygmaeus isolate AG05252 chromosome 3, NHGRI_mPonPyg2-v2.0_pri, whole genome shotgun sequence:
- the C3H4orf3 gene encoding uncharacterized protein C4orf3 homolog has product MEVDVPGVDGRDGLRERRGLSEGGRQNLDVRPQSGANGLPKHSYWLDLWLFIFFDVVVFLFVYFLP; this is encoded by the exons ATGGAGGTGGACGTACCGGGTGTTGATGGTCGAGATGGTCTGCGGGAGCGGCGAGGCTTgagcgagggagggaggcagaaccTCGATGTGAGGCCTCAGTCTGGGGCAAATGGGCTTCCCAAACACTCCTACTGGTTGGACCTCTGGCTTTTCATCTTTTTCGATGTGGTGGTGTTtctctttgtgtattttttgccATG A
- the USP53 gene encoding inactive ubiquitin carboxyl-terminal hydrolase 53 isoform X3, producing the protein MDDAAECFENILERIHFHIVPSRDADMCTSKSCITHQKFAMTLYEQCVCRSCGASSDPLPFTEFVRYISTTALCNEVERMLERHERFKPEMFAELLQAANTTDDYRKCPSNCGQKIKIRRVLMNCPEIVTIGLVWDSEHSDLTEDVVRNLATHLYLPGLFYRVTDENAKNSELNLVGMICYTSQHYCAFAFHTKSSKWVFFDDANVKEIGTRWKDVVSKCIRCHFQPLLLFYANPDGTAVSTEDALRQVISWSHYKSVAANMGCEKPVIHKSDNLKENGFGDQAKQRENQKFPTDSISSSNRSHSHTGAGKGPAKLSHIDQREKIKDISRECALKAIEQKNLLSSQRKDLEKGQRKDLGRHRDLVDEDLSHFQSGSPPAPNGFRQHGNPHLYHSQGKGSYKHDRVVPQTRASAQIISSSKSQILAPGEKITGKVKSDNGTGYDTDSSQDSRDRGNSCNSSSKSRNRGWKPMRETLNVDSIFSESEKRQHSPRHKPNISNKPKSSKDPSFSNWPKENPKQKCLMTIYEDEMKQEIGSRSSLESNEKGAEKNKGLVEGKVHGDNWQMQRTESGYESSDHISNGSTNLDSPVIDGNGTVMDISGVKETVCFSDQITTSNLNKERGDCTSLQSQHHLEGFRKELRNLEAGYKSHEFHPESHLQIKNHLIKRSHVHENNGKLFPSSSLQIPKDHNAREHIHQSDEQKLEKPNECKFSEWLNIENSERTGLPFHVDNSASGKRVNSNEPSSLWSSHLRTVGLKPETAPLIQQQNIMDQCYFENSLSTECIIQSASRSDGCQMPKLFCQNLPPPLPPKKYAITSVPQSEKSESTPDVKLTEVFKATSHLPKHSLSTASEPSLEVSTHMNDERHKETFQVRECFGNTPNCPSSSSTNDFQANSGAIDAFCQPELDSISTCPNETVSLTTYFSVDSCMTDTYRLKYHQRPKLSFPESSGFCNNSLS; encoded by the exons caatgaaGTTGAAAGAATGTTGGAAAGGCATGAACGCTTTAAACCTGAAATGTTTGCAGAATTGCTACAAGCCGCAAATACAACAGATGACTATAGGAAATGTCCT AGTAACTgtggccaaaaaataaaaattcgcCGTGTTTTAATGAATTGCCCAGAGATTGTTACAATTGGTTTAGTCTGGGACTCTGAGCATTCTGACTTGACCGAAGATGTTGTTCGGAATCTAGCAACACATCTTTATCTTCCTGGG cttttttATAGAGTTactgatgaaaatgccaaaaatagTGAACTTAACCTTGTTGGTATGATCTGCTACACCAGCCAACATTATTGTGCCTTTGCATTTCACACCAAAAGTTCCAAATGGGTATTTTTTGATGATGCAAATGTGAAAGAG ATTGGAACTAGATGGAAAGATGTTGTCTCCAAATGCATTCGATGCCACTTTCAGCCACTACTTTTGTTTTACGCAAACCCAGATGGCACAGCAGTTTCTACTGAGGATGCACTCAGGCAGGTCATCAGCTGGTCACATTACAAATCTGTTGCAGCAAATATGG gatGTGAAAAGCCTGTAATTCATAAGtcagataatttaaaagaaaatggatttgGTGATCAGGCAAAGCAGAGAGAAAATCAGAAATTTCCAACTGATAGTATTTCATCATCTAATCGGAGCCACAGTCACACAGGTGCAGGGAAAGGACCAG CTAAGTTAAGTCACATTGATCaaagggaaaagataaaagaCATTTCCAGAGAATGTGCTCTGAAAGCTATTGAACAGAAAAACTTACTTTCTTCACAAAGGAAAGATTTAGAGAAGGGACAAAGAAAAGATTTAGGACGACATAGAG atttggtTGATGAAGACCTTTCACATTTCCAATCTGGATCACCTCCTGCCCCAAATGGTTTTAGACAACATGGGAATCCACATCTATATCATAGTCAAGGAAAAGGATCATATAAACATGACCGAGTTGTACCTCAGACTCGAGCTTCTGCACAAATAATAAGTTCAAGTAAATCCCAGATTCTTGCTCCAGGAGAGAAAATAACTGGCAAAGTTAAGAGTGACAATGGCACTGGATATGACACAGACAGCAGCCAAGATTCTAGGGATAGAGGAAACAGCTGTAATAGCAGCAGTAAAAGCCGGAACCGAGGTTGGAAACCTATGAGAGAAACATTAAATGTTGATAGTATTTTTAGTGAAAGTGAAAAAAGACAGCATAGTCCAAGACATAAACCAAATATCAGTAATAAGCCTAAATCTAGCAAGGATCCAAGTTTTAGTAATTGGCCAAAAGAGAATCCAAAGCAAAAATGTTTAATGACCAtatatgaagatgaaatgaagcaGGAAATAGGAAGCAGAAGTTCCCTTGAATCTAATGAAAAAggagcagagaaaaataaaggcctTGTAGAGGGTAAAGTGCATGGTGATAATTGGCAGATGCAAAGGACTGAGTCTGGATATGAAAGCAGTGATCACATCAGTAATGGATCTACTAATTTGGACTCACCTGTTATCGATGGAAATGGTACAGTAATGGATATCAGTGGTGTTAAAGAAACAGTATGCTTCAG tgaCCAGATTACGACAAGCAACCTAAATAAAGAACGTGGGGACTGTACCTCCCTTCAGAGCCAACATCACTTAGAAG GCTTTAGAAAAGAACTCAGGAATTTGGAAGCAGGCTATAAATCTCACGAATTCCACCCAGAAtcacatttacaaataaaaaatcatttgataaaaag aTCACATGTACATGAAAACAATGGAAAGTTATTTCCTTCATCCAGTCTACAAATACCCAAGGACCATAATGCAAGAGAACATATCCACCAGTCAGATGAACAGAAACTTGAAAAACCAAATGAATGCAAATTTTCTGAGTGGCTTAATATAGAAAATTCTGAGAGAACAGGTTTGCCTTTTCACGTTGATAACTCTGCTTCTGGGAAGAGAGTGAACAGTAATGAACCATCTTCATTATGGTCTTCACACCTAAGAACTGTTGGGTTAAAGCCAGAAACTGCTCCTCTCATCCAGCAGCAAAATATCATGGATCAATGTTACTTTGAGAATTCTCTATCCACAGAATGTATAATTCAGTCAGCCAGCAGATCTGATGGGTGTCAGATGCCAAAACTTTTTTGCCAGAATCTACCACCCCCTTTGCCACCAAAGAAATATGCTATAACCAGTGTGCCACAGTCAGAGAAAAGCGAATCTACACCTGATGTCAAACTTACAGAGGTGTTTAAAGCTACCTCTCATCTTCCGAAGCACAGTTTAAGTACAGCTTCAGAACCAAGTTTAGAAGTGAGTACACATATGAATGATGAAAGACATAAAGAAACATTTCAAGTGAGAGAATGTTTTGGCAACACACCAAACTGTCCATCCAGCTCCTCAACTAACGATTTTCAGGCAAACTCAGGTGCCATTGACGCATTTTGCCAACCAGAACTAGACTCTATTTCTACCTGTCCAAATGAGACAGTTTCATTAACTACCTATTTTTCAGTTGATAGCTGCATGACGGATACATATAGATTGAAATACCATCAGAGGCCCAAGCTCTCTTTTCCAGAGAGCAGTGGCTTTTGTAATAATTCATTATCTTAG